TCTGGAAAGCAAATGCACCTGATCTGACGGGCGATATAGTCGTTCAGCATGCAGGCGCCGGTTGTGCACTGGCTGCTGCCCAAACGGGGAGGAGAGGAGTGGGGTGAGAGGGGCGGAAGGCGGAAGTGCGGAATTCCGCAATACATTCTCACGTTTACACAGTTATGGACACGCTGAAGTCCTGTGGACCTGCTGTGCGAGACGCAGGGCACACCCATGTTGGTGCTGGCAGCCATGGCGTCGAGGTAGTCCTCATCCTCCAGGGATCGTGCAGGACTTCCTGAGGCTTAACCTTCGGGCGGGCAGTCCCGATCCAGGTTCTCGTGAGGAGCCAGCTTGGGATTGGCGAAGACGAACAGAGCCCCCTGGCCGAACAAATCCCGGTACAGTCGCGCTACCGCCTGCTCCACCACCGCCGTCGCGCCGCTGCCCGTCGCGTGACACATCTGCGCGAGTTGCGTTTCGGTGCTGGCTGAGAACTTGAAGGTGCGCTGGCGCTTGTCGCGCAGGGTCAAAGCTGGCCTGGGTTCATACCCCGACTGTACCCGGACAGTCCATAAGCTGGGTGCGGGTTCTCCCCCTGAGCTTGGCCGCTTCATCATATCGCTGGCACGCGTCCAGGCTACGGGCTTCAACCCGCATTCCGGCGCACAGTCCTCAGTTGCCTGTTGGATAGAATGAGGTACCTCGTGCATTCCAGGTACCTCAGATGTCCTGTATCGCCTCACTCCTGTCGCCACCAGCGCTGTCTTCTCGAGGCCAAAGGACGTCATGCCCGACACCGAAGTCATCACGCCGCTGCCCCACCCGGTCCTGACCAGCCTGTGCCGCCTGATCGGTGACCGCCTGGGCGCCGACCTGGTCATCGTCACCGACGTGCAGCACACCATCCTGGCCTCCCATAGCTGGCCGCTCAGCCTGCCCGTGCCGCCTCTCGCGGCCCTGATGACCGCTGACATGCTGGTGTTGACCGACACCACTGATGATCCGCGCTTCGAGCCGCTCGCCGATGCGATGGGCGGCTTCCGGACAGGCTTTTACGCCGCCGCGGTGCTGCGCCGCCGCGACGGCGAACCGCTGGGCTTCCTGTACCTGCTGCGGCAGGATCCCCGTACCTTCGAACGCC
This portion of the Deinococcus malanensis genome encodes:
- a CDS encoding GAF domain-containing protein, with protein sequence MPDTEVITPLPHPVLTSLCRLIGDRLGADLVIVTDVQHTILASHSWPLSLPVPPLAALMTADMLVLTDTTDDPRFEPLADAMGGFRTGFYAAAVLRRRDGEPLGFLYLLRQDPRTFER